The Bacteroidia bacterium region CATGGGATGAAAAGATAGGAAATTGGACAGGCTATAAGTTAGTTCAGATTATTAAAAATTATTTTGCGTTTGGGGCGAAATAAAAACATTTAGTAAAAGAAACAACTATATTGCTTGACCTTTGACAAGTTTCATTGTATAATTAGTATATAGAATAAAAGGAGGAGGTCATTCAACATGAACCACAAACAAAAACACAAAGTTGGTTTAGCTATTGAAGCAGTCATCAACATCATGAACAGCGAGAAAGACGCTGGATTAGCAACCGGGGAGATTGCTCGAACACTTCCAACGGGCGTAGTACACACCGAATTTGAAGAAGAAAAGTTAGAGTTATTACTAAAATTACTTTATGTGATCAACGATAACGAATTGTTCTCAGAACAACAACGTTGGAACGAGATTCTCGATGATGTTATTAGTCAAGACTATGACAGATATAGTCAATATCTCACCGAAGATTTCTTGTACAGCTTCTAACAAGATCTAAACGCGTTGGAAGTAAATTGAGAAGTGGCCAGATGCGTCAACCCCCACTCAATTTACTTCTAACTTCTTAAGAAAGGCAGCCAAATAATTCAGGAAAGGAAAGTAATTTTATGTTAGTCAGCGTCTATGATTTTTTAAAGAACCTAAAAGAGTCCGTACCCCAACATGTGTGGATCGAGCTAAATGAGGGGAACGAGACCATCGGTGAATTTTATATTAATGAAGAAATAAGTGAAGGTTGGAAAGAATATGAACTGATGGAGATAAGACGCATGCGTCTACGAGGTGTCCCGGTTTATATGCTTGAGGTTAAAAAAGAGGATAAAAATGATGGGAAAAAAGAAAGAATATAGAGCATACAAAAAACTCGTGCGACGTTTTCGCCGCCGACTTAAAAAGCTCGCAGCAAAAACAAACCCCTACAGTTTTGAATATGCGACCGAATGGTTATTTGAATTTTTATTATTTATGGAAGAATATTATTCCGCAGGTAACAATGTTCACGGAATAGAGCGCGGAGACTATGACCGGTTGGTTGGTATAAGAAAAGCAATTAGTTATTATAATGACTGGTACAACAACGATCACGAGGATGCGAAAATTGCAGAGATAATAGCAAGAATTGCTCGTGACAATTTTTGGAAAACTATTGCAAAAGAAAGTGACTACTGGTGGGATTAATAAAGAAAATAATAATTTTATCAACAAAGATAGAAACTTCTTTATAAATAGATTATAATATAAGAGACAAGAGGATCTAGACAAGCGGCGAATTATAAGGATAACATATAAAACGGACCTTTAGCTCAAAGGTAGAGCACCCCGCTCATAACGGGTCGGTTACAGGTTCAACCCCTGTAGGGTCCACCAAAAAAAAAAGGAGAAATGTATGAGTAGTTCTAAAAGACAAGAAATGATAGAAGACGTGAGAGAACATGGGCCAGAAGCAATAATTCGGTTGTATATTCATGACTTAGACGCCGAAGACTTATTTAGAGCATTCGCTATTGCCACTACGCAACAGCTAAGCGATGATGATTATGAAGCACTTATTGAAGAAATAGTGGATATTTTCGACGACGAAGACGAAGAGGAGTTACTCGGCTTAGATCATGCTGCTGATATAAAAGGATGCGACAGTCATTATACGGAGTTCGATGAAGTAATTGCTGACGTACACCGTCACGTCGAGGAGCGTGACGATTCAGGTCATCCACACGTCGATGATATTATTATTGAAGCGTTAGAAATGTATCCAGCGTTTGAAGATAAGAAGCATTTATTAGAGATGAATGGTGGCGAACGCGAATGGCGTAATTTCCGCTTAGAAGTCAAAAAGGCGCTGCGGCGTTTAAAATTACCATATACGGATGAACGCGACGAGCAAGTGAAGTTTGAAGATTAAAAAGCGAGCGACAATCACAAAGATGATTATTATATTTTAGCCAATCACGGATACCGTGCCGTTAGTTATGAGCAGGCGCTCAAACACGGTGAAACATACGGCCTCGCTCAAGTATTCCGTGTCAATAAAAAAGAGTTTAATTCATTAGTTAGACAAGGTAAAGCTGCATTTGTACGAAATCCGAACGAATGGGCGTTTAACCGATTACACCGGGAGCGCAAAACAAAAGCAATGGATTCGAAGTTAGATGACGCGATGAGCATCGGCGCACAACTTGCACAAGCCGTGTTGCCATCAGCAGAAGCTGGTTCAATCCTTGTAGGATCCACCAAAAAAAAAAGGAGAAATGTATGAGTAGTTCTAAAAGACGAGAAATGATAGAAGACGTGAGAGAATATGGCCCTGAGGTTATAATTCGGGAACATATTCACGACTTTGATGCCGGGGATTTATTTAGAGCATTCGTGATTGCCACTACACAACGGTTAAGCGATGATGATTATGAAGCACTTATTGAAGAAATAGTGGCCATTTTCGACGACGAAGACGAAGACGAAGGATTTGAGGAATAATTGTGGCACAAGAACGACGCATCATCAACACTGGAGTAAGCGATTCGTATTACGGGATTTTTGAAGCTGTCTTGGGCCAAATGTCGGATGGTATTTGGGAAAACTCTCGAGCCATGGAGCGATATTGGAAAGATGTCGATTTAAAAAAAGAAGGGGGTAAAGTTATTATAATTCTTCCTCCGACTTATAGATATGGTAATCCGTATAGTGACATGGAAGAGGATAAAATAAAAAGGTATTTTGCCCAAAAGATCAAACAAATAATCAAAGAAGAGATAAATGACGATGCTTTTCGAGACAAATCTTTAGGCTCTTTGGGGTGGTCACGTGCTAGTAACAGCTGGTCTGAATATATAGATGCACCTGTTAAAGATGCTTATAAAGTTTATGATATTTTGATGGGGCGTGACCGCACCGGCGACGAAAAAGTTTTATTAGACGCGCCTGAAATACATGATGAACTCAATCCAAAACTGTGGAAAAATGAACAATTAAAAGAAACCGTTATAAAACGGATAGCCAAAGTGGTAGACGCCTTTTATGACGAATTATATGATCTCGGCCTTGAAATTGAAGAATTGGATGTTGTTTTGTTAGGTTCAAATACAGCATATAATTATTACGAGGAAGGCAGCGACTTAGATATTCATATTATATTAAAAGGTAGCGAGCGAGACGCTGAACGAAAGTTACAAGAGGTTTTGTTTCAAGTCCTTGCGCGTAATTTTAATTTAAAATATAAAGTGGCTTTTTACGGTATACCTGTTGAGTTATATGTTGAATTAGATGAGTTTAACAAAAATGTTACCAGCGCATATAGTTTATATGATGGTTGGCTTCTTAAACCCAAACGCGTCACAAAAGAGGAATATGAAGAAAAATCTTTCGAGGACGAATTCAAAAAGTGGGAAAAGCGTTATAAAAGCGCTATTAAAGGCGATTTAAAAGAGATTTTAACCTTAATTGATGAAATATATGATTTGCGTAAGAAATCTCTTAAAAAGAGCGAATATGAAATTGGTAATCTCATCTTTAAGGAATTCCGCAAGTTGGGATATTTGGATGAGTTAAAAAATAAACAAAATGAATTGAAAGGAAAAAAAATATCATTATGGACGAAAAAAACAAATTAAACGCTGATTTTCTTAAAAAAGTCCACCGGCGGTCTCGTCATCAAGAACGGGTCGACGAAATCGGAAAACTGATTGCAGGGTACGTGCCCCGAGTAGAAAAAGTGTATTTAGATGAAGTAGGAAACTATACGTTTGTGGTAGTTGAATTTAAAGGAGGGGCGATTTCAGTAAGAAACGTGACCGCCAATTCATTCGTGGCAATTTTAGAAGAATTGGTAAAATTATTAAATGGTGGCTATTACCGCGAAGTGGAATATTATTTAGAAATGAAAAAGCACTACGGGGACGAAGATGAACCAAAAGCGCTCAAAGACATCCAATTCCGCCTGCGTGATTTAAAAGGAGAAAGCGGATACGCAATAGTAGTAACGAGTTATTTTAACAGCTACGGCAGAAACGCGTTTGTGAATAACGTAATAGCGGATTTAGAAGAGGCTCGTTATGTTCATCGATCACTGGAGCGTGCCGACCGCATTAGCTACACAATAATAGATCTCGAAACATTTGCTCCGATCTTTTAATAGATAGTAGAACGCCCGCCTCAGCAATAAACCGCAAGGGCGGGCGAGATACTAATTACCGAATATAGAATATTGAAAAACTTAACAAGAGCAAAATTACTTTATTAAATACTAAAGAGTAATTTTGTTTGAAATAGATTGCTCGATATTTTTAGTTAACACAAGAAAGGATTTGCAATGATTAAAATAAAATTCAAATTATTAGATAAACTAGCGGCACCAAAAGTGGGAGTCTATTTTGTTATAGTGAGCGGTACTTCGGAAAATCCAAAGTTTGAGATATTGGAACATTCTTCGTATTCGGACATGGTTAAAACTCGTTCCGAAACAATGATTGAACCTTATATATTCCATGCGCACGCGGCACCAGGATTAGGATTAAAAGGTGATCCCACTTCTTATATAAGAGGGCGTGTAATGTTGGTAAAGAATGAACATGAGCGGCAATTTAATACAGCACTTATTACTTTAAGTTCGTTGTTTTTTGATTTGTTTGAGGAGAAACATGTAAAAGAGATAATGAGTAAAATTATTGATCGCTTCGCTTTATATAGATTAAAAATTCAAGTAATGAAAGACGGTAATATCTATGTACCAGGCGCAGGATTAAATGAATTTGCTTCGGCCGATATTGCTTGGGCAAACGAAAACATTAATGGCTTTGATATTACAGATAAATAATTTTTTATTTACCTAAAAACTTGACTTTTGATCAAGAACATAGTATAATATAAATATAAGATATAAGAGAGGTAAATGTTATGAAACGCGAAGTTTATTATATTAAGAGAGATAATTTGGTTGTTGTTGAATTAGAAGTCGGGAAAGGATTGCCTCGCAAAGAGGTATTGCATTATAATACTGATACCGATCAATTAATTATTTCAGAAGCGTCGGAATATTTCCACATATGGCGGCACGATAAGTCGCTTCATTTATTGCTACAGGCGTTCGCCGATCGCGGTTGGATTAAACCCAAACATAAAGTAAAGAAGCAGAAAGAAAAGCATATCATTGAGTGGTCGATGAGTGTTGAAAACTTTTATAAAAAATTCGATGATAAATTAATTGAACTTATTACGAGTGAGCCGTCAGTTAATTCCGAGGGCGTTGTTGTTTTATCCTACAGCGAAACGGTTAATAATTTAGAAAACAAAACCGCGAGCCAAATTATGAGCCCCTCCCTAAAAACCTCGATCCGTGTGCTCGTAGGATCCGAAGAAAAAGAATTGGACGATTTTATTAATAATTACATAATTTTCAAAAAAGTAGAAACACGGGATGAAAAAATAAGTCCGTTATTAGAATTAACCAATAATGAAACGAACACTTCATTCAAACGCGCGATCAGTCAAGCGCGCAAGGCGCTAAGGTAAAGGGGGAGAGACACGATGGAAAAATTAAAAATGTGGAATTGGTTAGTAGATATGGGAATAGCGACGCAAGAAGAACTGGAACGCCTGGTCGACACAAGTGGTTACAGTTTAGAAAAGATGAACAATTTACTCTATGTTCGCACGGGTTACCACAGCCGTGAAGAAATGGACGAGAAAAAACAATTAGCAGGAATCATAAATGCAGATGAAATCATCGAGGCAGTCAGGGAGATTGCCTTGATTGTGGACAAAAAATTAAATTGGGGCGATGATGAAAAATAAAAAAATTATAGAAAGAGGTTCTTAAAATGACTGAAGAATTAAACATTAATGAACTATTAGCAGAACTCGCAGTCTATCGGTGGCGAGATAAAAAAGCAGTTATCTTAAAAGAATTAGACCTTAAATATGAAGCAAACCGCCCATTTACATTGATTGAAGTACTAAACATCAGCAAAGGAGCCGATGACTTAATAAACATCAGCAAAGAAAGTGATGACTTACTAAGTAAAGGTTATACGTTTGATGAAATCCTCAGAGCAATCAGAGAATGGGTTCAAGAACGCTTGGATGAAATCGAAAAGGAAAAGGAGGACAGAAAATGAGTAATCAAAGAAGATGTATTGTCTGTTTAAAAGAACATAATGAAGAATATGATAGATATTTTTGCTCTGAAAAGTGTAGCAAACGGTGGGAAAAAGTGCAATCCTGGTTAATCAACCAAACATTTAATTCCGACGATGGGGCTATTTGTCCGCTTTGTGAACATGAACACGATGCTGGTGATTTTACTGAATTATATGATGAAAACATCGATGAATTTGAATGTGATAATTGCGGAAAGAAATTCAAAGTATCACCCAGTTTAAGTTGGTCATGGGAAACAACCCCAATGGAAGAAGACTACCCGGAATTAGAGGAAGATGAAATTAAAAAGGAAAAGGAGAATAAATTATGAATAAAGGGTTAGAAGCATTAGAAATATTAAATGATACGGCTCGTTTTGGAGAAGGTTATGGAAACATTGACAAACAAGCCTATTTAATTTTGAAAGAAGCCCTCGAACGCAACGAACCTATGAAACCGATTTACGAAAAAGATGGCACTCGTTCGTGTCCTTGTTGTAAGGGGAATTGGTTGACACCTAATTTCAAGTTTTGCAGTGATTGTGGACAAAAGTTAGATTGGGACGATGAGAGATGAAACCATACGAACTATCAGTTCTAATCAATGGCGAATTGGCATTTACTACTTCAGCATCCCGAGTATCAAAAGTTCGTAAAAGAAAGTGTAAAGGAGAAAGAAAATGACATTTAAAAAATTAAAAGAGTTAATTAACGAAGTAAAAAAAGAACTTCTGATTATAGATGGAGTAAATAGAAGATATATTTCGGCTTGGGAAGATGGGTATTATGATGGAGCATCTGCGGCTTATAGAAATATATTAATTGGTCTTGAAGAAATAGTAAAAGACGAAATGAATGAGAAATAATATGAGTAAAACGGATTTATTTATTAGCGAGTTGTTGTCTAATTACGAAACAAGAGAAATTAGTGAGACCCATTATCGAGCCCTACTTGCAAAGAACGAGGGTTATACTCAACAATATATTAAGGATTTAGATATTTACCATAATGTATCGAGTCAACCGTTTCCCTTATTCAAAGTTATAGTTTTGATTGATCATCGCATAAGCACTAACTATGATGGTGGGTATAACGACTATCTGGAAATTGTTTTCAAACATAAAGGAAAATATTACTACTGCGATTTAAGCGAAGACATATAGAAAGGAAAATAAATAAATTATGAATAAAGAATTAGAAGCTCTACAAAAACTGCGTGATTTAGTCGAATACTTGACTAGAATTGATTATGCACCAACTGATTTAAGAAATGAAGTCAAAGAATTGCTTATCAAAAGTTATAAAGATAGTAATGGTTATTTCTCACAGATTGAAGAAGCACTTAAACGTAATGAACCGATGAAAGTTGACTTAGAAACTATCGTATCTCTTAGTTTTGGCGATTTTTATAACTGCCCCAAATGTGGGGAAGCGGTTATAGGAACATATTATAACTATTGTTTCTATTGTGGACAAAAATTAAACTGGAGTGATGACAAATGACAAGTAAAGAAGCGTTGGAAAGATTAAAGTTTATAGCAGATAAAGAATTAAACATAGGCTTTAAAAGTTATGACGATTTACAAGAGTTTTGGAATTATAAAGAGCCTTTAAAAGTTATAGAAAAATTAGTAGAAAGAGATACACCTATGATGCCTGTATCTGAAAGTATTGAATTGATATGTCCTAAATGTAGAGAAGAGCAACATACAAATACTGTTAAGTTTTGTAGCGAATGTGGGCAAAGATTAGACTGGAGTGATGAGGAATGAATAGTTATACATTTGAATTAATTGAGAAGAACATTATTAAGGAGAAATAAAATGAGAGATATTAAGTTTAGGGCAAAAGTGAAACATAATGGTTTCCATTACTTTGCAGGCGAATGGATTATTGGACACTATCACAAAAATAAAAACGGAGAACATCTTATTTTTGATAATGAAGAAAACTATATTGCAAATATTGGTGATTTTACAGCATATGAAGATGTGGAAATTGATGAAAGCACACTTGGTCAATACACAGGACTAAAAGACAAAAATGGTGTTAAGATTTACGAAGGTGACTTAATCAAAGAATATTGGCAAAAAGAACCCAGTGTCGTTGTTTACTTTGTTGGCGCTTTTGGTTTCTTTGATGCATATAATAATTTTCATCACCTTTCGACTACAAATGAATTAGCATCTGTCGTCGGCAACATTCACGATAAAGGAGGAAAAAGAAAATGAGTAAATCAATTTATGAAGAAGCAACAGATAAAAACATTATTACGAAACAAGTAGTAATCAACACATCAACGTCAGCACATTTATTACCTATTACAGCGGATGAAAAAGTCATCGATGAGATACAACAAGCTCTCAACGAACTAGAACGCCTTAAAAAGCAAGAGAGGTTATTACAGTTGTATAGACGCTTAGTAAATCAAAATCTACAAGTTAATTTACACATTTTAGAAAAAATAAAGGAGTTAGAAAATGAAATCGACTTATGAACAAGTAGCAGAAATGTTAAAGAAAAATAAAGAAGTTGAATTATATAAATTTGTTTTTACAATGTCTGGTAAATTAGATTTTTATACAGATAAAGTTTATAAAGCCGAAGATGGCGAAAAAATAACAAGACAAGTAACCCTTGCAAGTGTTATGGGTGTAAAATACAGATTAGACAAAATCAAGTGTATTGGAACCGCGGTGGTCAGGGGGAAATCATTTTTAGTTAAAGAAGACTTAGATGACTATGATGAACCTGTCGAAACTTTATATTTTGGTGATATTAACGAATATTCATTTTCAATCACAGAAGCAATGAAAGAAATATCAAATGATAAATCTAAGTTATATTTTTTAGGAAAAGATGGAAGTTTACTTGGGCTTAGTAACGAGGCAAAAAATAAAGATGGCATTGAATTGCTTTTATCAAAAGGGTTGATTAGTAAGTTGGAAGATAAATAAAGGAGTTAGAAAATGAATAAATACCATGTTAAGTTTTCTCATATGGTTCAATTACCAATTAGCAACCAAACCAATATACCTATCAAAATTATAGATGTAGATGATATATATCAAGTAGAACCTAATGTTAATATATTTACACTCATATATTCAAGGTTTAGTGTGATAGGCAGTATTACCGCTATAACGCTAAGTGATGAGTAATATCTATGATATATAAAGATTTAGAAAATAAAAATAAAAAGTTTGGGAGGACAAATAAATAGTTATATGGCAATTTTATCTTTTACAACAAAATATAGAGAAATATTTAAATTATTAGTGCTATTGGAAAAAAATAATATTCCTCATAGTTTTACTGTACGGGGCGACAGTAAGGGGTTTCAAATTAGAGTTTTACACGAAGAACAAAACATTATATCTGTAATTCAACACCGATACTCAGCAGGTGAGGAGAACGATTTATTAGAATTGATAGGCGGATCAAAGGCAAACGCCCGTGGCAATATTACCGCTAAAAAAGCGCTTGGTATAATTAGGCGCGAAATAAAACGATATAATGAATTGCTTGACCTTTAAGTAAGAATATGGTATAATATAAATGTAAAAGGAGTCTTATATGCGAGTAAAAGTAAATGAAGAAAACACCCTGTTAAATGTCGAAACCCGTCTAAGTAATTCGGAAAGTCTGCTTGTTGAATTAGAGGCGCCTTTGGCTGTTGTGATCACCCGTAGGGAAAATAAAAACTTATATGATCTCACAGAGTGTGTGGGACGCGACAAAGAAAATTATTATTATTTCTTTCAAGCAGCGTTACACGTGGGTCAAAACCACGGCCGAGGTTTTTTTATCGACAAACAATATTGCGCACTACATTTAAAAGGTAGTGCGGTTATGGACCCCAAAACAGCACCTGCCCAGTTGCAGGATTTACCGGTCTTTCCGCGCGATTTGTTGAAACAAAAAGAAGAAAACAAGGATGATCAACCCGATGATTTGGCACAGGAGTATTTATCGGAGTATACATTCAAGCGATATAATAATACTTTTTATTATTTTAATCCTGAATTGCAAAAATGGATTGAACTTAATATTAAAGACTATGATACGTTTAATATTATGTTATCGATGAAAACGAAAAAATATTCACAGCGATTTAAACGCGCAATTATGGACTCGCTCATCCCTTACTTGTATGATCCGAAATACGTCGAAGTAATTGAAGAATTAGACAGCAATTTATTATTATTCAAAAATAAACGCGTGCTTGATTTAAATACGATGACATCTCGACCCTTCAGTGCCGATGATTTTATATTTCACACTATTGATGCTAATTGGTATGATGATGATAGCAAAGAATATAAAAAACTTAAACCAAACGCGTTTCTCGAGGCACTTTTAAAAGGTGTGAGTGGGGTACGTAAAGACGACACAACCGATGTTTGGGCCCTTCAACGCTATGACGACTTATTATCCTATATTGGTTATACTTTAACGAACGAGCGGAAAGAGGCAAGTACGCTGATTATGTTCGGTACTGGGCGCAATGGTAAAACCACGTTAGCGCGATTGATATATGATTTAAAAGCAAGTTCATTCTCTATGGAATTACAAACCTTTTTAAACGATACTCATTATTCGGCCGGTTTTTATAACAAACGCATGTTGTTTTTCGACGAATTACAAAGTGGCGCGGTTGATGAGCGTTTTATCGGTAAATTCAAAGCCTTGACAGGTAACGACGTATTAAATATTCGCCCGATGCAAAAGGAACCTTACGACGTGAAAACAAACTTTGTTACTTATATTACGACGAATGCATTATCGTCGGAATTCTTTAAAGATAGGGCACTCACGCGCCGCATCAAAGTGTTAAATGCGACGAAACCGGCACCGGATTGGCCTGATACCCGAGCGGACTTCGGTGCAGGCGTGAGACAACAAGTAAACAAAGATTGGTTAGCGAATTATTGTATTCGTAAGTTTGCGAGCGAAGGTTTTGATATTAGTAAACTATTTATTTACGATATGAAAGACTGGGCCGTGCGCCACAACGCACCAATACGTGACTTATTGACAGCGTGGAAGAGCAGCGAATGGGCGGATTATCATGGCAACTTAAATAAGCCGCATGACGATCTGGTTCACCTATTAATGACCGCGAGCGGAGGAATTAAACAAATGGCGAGCGGGCGTTCTCTTGCTATTGAGCCTTCTACTCCGTATTTTGATGAACAAATGAACCTGTTTATGATAAACTTATTAAATCTCAAAAGTGCGCGCACCGAAGGAGGGTATGTTCGTTATGATGGTGACAGCCGCAAATTAAAAGCATCAGCCGCAATAGGGGATTATAAGTTAATTGGTATTGATCAGGATAAAAAATTACAAGATTTTATTTTAATATTTGAAAATGATGTTGAAAAATTGTACTGGCGTATAAATATGCGCCAAGAAATTAATATTAAATATGTTTTAGAAACCATTTTTGGTTGGAACGAGGCTGTTGATGGTAGCGACTGGTCCAAAACTCTTGTCGAACACATCACGAAGGGCACGCGTTTCAAGTTAGAAAATATTAATGGTAGCATCGTTATTTATAAACCTGTTCGAGACACAAGTCGGCGCATCGAAGGTTATCTTGATGTCGACGACAGCGAGATTGCTTATGAAGAGGTTTATAAACAAATTAAGAAGATTGCGCCGCAGTTGGTTAACGAACGCCGGGCAATATTGAATGCAAACACTGTTCTTCTGGATAATGATCATATTATGAAGTTATTAAAAATAATTAATGTTGATTATGCAATTTACGAAAGCAACCTTAACGAGGACGAGACAGAATAATGGGGCGAATGCGACTTATTTTTGTTAATTTTTTAGATCGATATTTTTACGATCTTGATCATCTTTTTAGGTATATGCAGGCTAATAACATAGGTTTTCGTGACGAAGGAATGTTTGCAGAGCTTGATTATACACGCGAGGAATTTACCAAAGTATTCAATAAGAGAAGAATACTTTTACCAAACAAAGAGAAACTAAAATGGGAAAAATTATCAAGAAAAGAAGCGAAACGATTAGCGATGTTAAGCCGTACCGATTGGGGTTATCAGCGGATGTCGCCGACGCTCCAGTTAAAGGACCCAGTATTTGATCAACTATTAAAACTCGGCGAAAATAGATATATTTGGTATTTGCCCGGCGCTAACTGGGGCTGGAATGTAATAGCTATTTTCAGCGAAATCGGAATGATTAAATGGTTAGATAGCAGTTGGAAATTAGATTATAGAATAAAATATGGGATTGATGGGGAGGCTCTTTGTGATAAATTGTATGA contains the following coding sequences:
- a CDS encoding YopX family protein, translated to MRDIKFRAKVKHNGFHYFAGEWIIGHYHKNKNGEHLIFDNEENYIANIGDFTAYEDVEIDESTLGQYTGLKDKNGVKIYEGDLIKEYWQKEPSVVVYFVGAFGFFDAYNNFHHLSTTNELASVVGNIHDKGGKRK
- a CDS encoding DUF5906 domain-containing protein, coding for MRVKVNEENTLLNVETRLSNSESLLVELEAPLAVVITRRENKNLYDLTECVGRDKENYYYFFQAALHVGQNHGRGFFIDKQYCALHLKGSAVMDPKTAPAQLQDLPVFPRDLLKQKEENKDDQPDDLAQEYLSEYTFKRYNNTFYYFNPELQKWIELNIKDYDTFNIMLSMKTKKYSQRFKRAIMDSLIPYLYDPKYVEVIEELDSNLLLFKNKRVLDLNTMTSRPFSADDFIFHTIDANWYDDDSKEYKKLKPNAFLEALLKGVSGVRKDDTTDVWALQRYDDLLSYIGYTLTNERKEASTLIMFGTGRNGKTTLARLIYDLKASSFSMELQTFLNDTHYSAGFYNKRMLFFDELQSGAVDERFIGKFKALTGNDVLNIRPMQKEPYDVKTNFVTYITTNALSSEFFKDRALTRRIKVLNATKPAPDWPDTRADFGAGVRQQVNKDWLANYCIRKFASEGFDISKLFIYDMKDWAVRHNAPIRDLLTAWKSSEWADYHGNLNKPHDDLVHLLMTASGGIKQMASGRSLAIEPSTPYFDEQMNLFMINLLNLKSARTEGGYVRYDGDSRKLKASAAIGDYKLIGIDQDKKLQDFILIFENDVEKLYWRINMRQEINIKYVLETIFGWNEAVDGSDWSKTLVEHITKGTRFKLENINGSIVIYKPVRDTSRRIEGYLDVDDSEIAYEEVYKQIKKIAPQLVNERRAILNANTVLLDNDHIMKLLKIINVDYAIYESNLNEDETE